The Fimbriimonadaceae bacterium genome includes the window CTGGAATTTGTGCCTCTGCCAATGCGTCTCGAAGTTCATAGTCGCACAGTCCCCAAGCCGGGTCAACGTGCAACCTCACAATCGCGCCCGGGTCCGTCGCAGCGACCTCCTCGATGTCCATCCCGCCCTTGGCAGAGATCATGACGACGTTCTTCTGCTCGTCACGGTCGAGGAGCACCGAAACGTAAAACTCCTTGTCGATATCGATCGCCTCCGCGACAAGCACCTTCTCCACAACCATGCCAGCCGGATTTTGGATGCTGACAAGCTTCTTGCCGATCAATTCCTTTGTGAAAGCGGCAACCTCGTCGGGCGTGTCCATCAGCTTGACGCCACCCGCTTTGCCGCGTCCTCCCATCAGCACCTGTGCCTTCACAACGACCCTACTGCCGATCTCGGCAGCCATGCGGCGCGCCTCTTCAGGGTCACTGGTCACATCGCCCTTGGGGACAGGTACGCCGTACTTGGCGAGAAGGTCTTTCGACTGATACTCGTGGAGCTTCATAGGACTCTGAGAGGATACCGTTTCTGCGCGCCAGCCACTGAGCTTTTGGGGCCAGACCAAACACGGATACTCAATTTACGATTTACGAATTACGATTACCTATCCCCCGAACGCCCAACGCCCTAACACCCAAACGCCCCAACACCCGAACGCCTGACCGCCCTAACACCCAAACGCCCCAATGCCCTAACGCCCAACGCCCAACGCCCAACGCCCATCCCCCTCACCTCGCCCCCTTCACCCGCTGCACCAACGCGCTCCCCACCCCAAACAGCGCCGCCGCAACCAAAATCACCGCCGAATAACCCCAACCCTTGTGAAACCTGTTCAGCCCGTCGATCACCCACCCAAACAGTCCAGCCACGATCTGTGTGGAGGACCAACTGGCCTGCCACAAACCCATGTCCCGACCCTGTTCTTCACCCTGTGCGACGATGTCGCTGGCAAGCGCCCAGCTAGCCGACAAAAACACTCCATAGCCAAATCCAAAGAACGGCGCAAACACCAACATCGCCGAATAATTCGGCACGAGCGCAAACGGGATCAGGGGAAGAAAGGTGATCGGCCCGGCAATCTTCATCACCCACTTGCGGCCCTTCTTGTCCGACAAACGGTAAGCCCAAACCGAGCCAAGCGCCCCGAACACAGACACGACCAACGCAAGCAAGCCGTAAGCCTTCTGCGCTGCGCTCTCCGGATCGGCATCGCTAATCAGATATCCGAATGCGTTGAACACAACCACACTGTCGCGAAGGTAGTTTTTTAAGTACGGCTGGACCAGGTAAAAGCCCAGCGTCACCGTGAAGGTGAGGAACCACACCATCCGAAAGTCGTAGCGCCGCCAAGGCTCTACCCAGCCTCTAAAGAATCCCCGCAGGTCAAACTTCGCTTTGTCTGTAACTTTGGCTGTGGACTTGCCGTCTCGAAAATCTCTGAGCTGCCAAAGCACCAAGCCCACGCACACGACTTGTAGAGCGCCGATCAAAGTGTACGTGTAGCCAACGTGGGTCAGCGCCATCGCCGTCACACCGCCGCAGATGTTGGAAACCAGCCGCAGCAAAGCAAGGACGCTGCTTGCCCGCCCGCGATGTGACTCGGGAATGATCTCGGGAATAAGCGCCGCGTACGGCCCCGTGCCAATATCGTCGGCAATCTGAAGGATCAGATAGCCTACGATGAACATCCAGAACTGGGTGGAGTTGGCAAGAATGGCAAGCGCGATGACCGTCGCAACAGTGCCGTAAACGAGAAAAGGCTTCCTTCTCCCATATTTAGACAAGAACCGGTCGCTCACCGAGCCAAAAAACGCTGGGCCAAACAGCGCCCAAATCGCACCGATGGTAAAGACCATCCCCCAAGCCGCGTTGTCCTTACCCTTCGGGATGATGGAAAAGAGCTGCCCCGAAACCAGGGTGCCCAGAATCATGAACCACTTGAAACTCGTGGCAAACCAGTAGGCGGACACGCCGAAATACCAAGAGAGACGATCTTTAAAGACGGGGTTCGAACCCGGTTCTGAGGTGGCGTCGATCTGCATGGGGTCGGACCTGCGTAACCATACCCGCTCAAATGTCCTTGCGGTCTCGGAACGAACCCCGGTCCCAAGGATTATCCTGCCGACTAGCGACTTCTAAGAGCTCTAAGTACTCAAACTGCGTGATCTCATACGCGCCCATCGAAGCCAGATGGGGATTCATAAGCTCGGCATCAAAGATCGTAAAACCCAAGCTTCTGCATTTCTCCACCATCGCCCAAAGCGCTACCTTGCTCATATCAGTGCGACGATGAAACATCGACTCCGCGCTAAAGCAGTTTCCCAGAGCAATGCCGTAGATTCCACCCACCAGTTCGCTATCGCACCAGACCTCGCAAGAGTGCCCCCAACCCTCCGCATGAATCTGGGTGTACACCCGAATGATGTCCTCGCTGATCCAGTTGTCCGAGGGGCGCAGGCAGCACCGCATCACCTGCTCGAACATCTCGTCAAAGGTGATCTGGAGGTCGCCACGATTGATCCTCTTGCGCAAGGAGCGCGAAACGTGAACCCCATCAATCGGGAACAGCGCTCGAACCGCTGGCTCGTACCAAAACACGGTGCCGTCGCTCTCTGCCATTGGGAAAACGCCACGCGAGTAGGCGTATCGGATCATCCAAGGCGAGAGCTCATGCCCCGGCGTACCCAAGGGCGGAGCGCTCATCTCACGGCCCTCTCCTTCCCCAAAAGCACAATCATAAGACAATTGTGAAACATCGGCATTTCAACTGAAAATAGTGGACATCTTTCTATTTAATGTGTACAATCATCCCAGCTATGAGTCACGAACATCTTAAATACGCTCTTGACCAAACAAAAATGCAGATTGAAAAGGTTTTTGAGGGCTTCCCCGAAGCAGATCTCGACGCGAAACTTCACGACGGAGCCATGAGCCCACGCGAAACGCTTGAGCATCTTTGCGAATGTTATCAGGCAGTGCTCACAGACACCGAAGGCGGCAAGCACGACTGGGGGTCGTTCTCAATCGCCGATAAGTCCTTTGCCAACCTGCTG containing:
- a CDS encoding MFS transporter yields the protein MQIDATSEPGSNPVFKDRLSWYFGVSAYWFATSFKWFMILGTLVSGQLFSIIPKGKDNAAWGMVFTIGAIWALFGPAFFGSVSDRFLSKYGRRKPFLVYGTVATVIALAILANSTQFWMFIVGYLILQIADDIGTGPYAALIPEIIPESHRGRASSVLALLRLVSNICGGVTAMALTHVGYTYTLIGALQVVCVGLVLWQLRDFRDGKSTAKVTDKAKFDLRGFFRGWVEPWRRYDFRMVWFLTFTVTLGFYLVQPYLKNYLRDSVVVFNAFGYLISDADPESAAQKAYGLLALVVSVFGALGSVWAYRLSDKKGRKWVMKIAGPITFLPLIPFALVPNYSAMLVFAPFFGFGYGVFLSASWALASDIVAQGEEQGRDMGLWQASWSSTQIVAGLFGWVIDGLNRFHKGWGYSAVILVAAALFGVGSALVQRVKGAR
- the aat gene encoding leucyl/phenylalanyl-tRNA--protein transferase, producing the protein MSAPPLGTPGHELSPWMIRYAYSRGVFPMAESDGTVFWYEPAVRALFPIDGVHVSRSLRKRINRGDLQITFDEMFEQVMRCCLRPSDNWISEDIIRVYTQIHAEGWGHSCEVWCDSELVGGIYGIALGNCFSAESMFHRRTDMSKVALWAMVEKCRSLGFTIFDAELMNPHLASMGAYEITQFEYLELLEVASRQDNPWDRGSFRDRKDI
- a CDS encoding DinB family protein, coding for MSHEHLKYALDQTKMQIEKVFEGFPEADLDAKLHDGAMSPRETLEHLCECYQAVLTDTEGGKHDWGSFSIADKSFANLLKQRDAMRAQAVEAALNEDDEHAAMYGFNYIALHDAYHVGQIVQLRLKLNPDWNAYEIYGSE